The Crocosphaera subtropica ATCC 51142 genome includes a window with the following:
- the hisG gene encoding ATP phosphoribosyltransferase, whose product MITIALPKGALLSDSIELFKRIGLDFSSFLDSKNRQLQIIDPTNTAQGLLVRATDVPVYVEYGQAQLGIVGYDLLLEKSPDVAHLADLNFGGCRMSVAVPKTSPYQTPAELPPNGKVASKFVNCAKTYFQQLDLPVEIIPLYGSVELGPITGMSEAIVDLVSTGRTLKENGLVEVETLFHSTARLIAHPLSYRLNLDNLNDLSEQIKNSVSKS is encoded by the coding sequence ATGATTACCATTGCATTACCCAAAGGGGCATTATTATCAGATTCCATCGAACTCTTTAAACGTATTGGATTAGATTTTAGTTCCTTTTTAGACTCCAAAAATCGTCAATTACAAATAATTGATCCCACTAATACTGCCCAAGGCTTATTAGTTAGAGCGACCGATGTACCAGTTTACGTCGAATATGGACAGGCACAACTCGGCATAGTCGGTTACGACTTACTATTAGAAAAAAGCCCAGACGTTGCCCATCTTGCTGACTTAAACTTTGGCGGTTGCCGAATGTCCGTGGCCGTTCCCAAAACCAGTCCCTACCAAACCCCTGCAGAATTACCCCCCAATGGAAAAGTTGCCTCAAAATTTGTAAACTGTGCTAAAACCTATTTTCAACAGCTAGACTTACCAGTAGAAATTATTCCCCTCTACGGTTCCGTTGAACTCGGACCCATTACCGGAATGTCAGAAGCGATCGTTGATTTAGTCTCTACAGGCCGCACCCTCAAAGAAAATGGCCTAGTGGAAGTGGAAACCCTATTTCATAGTACGGCTCGCCTCATTGCCCATCCCCTAAGTTATCGGTTAAATTTAGATAATCTTAATGATTTGAGCGAACAAATCAAAAATTCTGTGTCAAAATCATAA
- the pyrR gene encoding bifunctional pyr operon transcriptional regulator/uracil phosphoribosyltransferase PyrR encodes MPKKILSSEKIRRVMTRLASQVIEKSGNLSDIVLLGIHTRGVPLADMLAQQIELLEDIKVPVGAIDVTFYRDDLDRIKTRTPAKTKVPIDLTGKTVILVDDVIYKGRTIRAALNAVTEYGRPKMIRLLVLVDRGHRELPIHPDFIGKKLPTSSDEQVKVYLQEIDGRDAVELLKNPTD; translated from the coding sequence ATGCCCAAAAAAATACTCTCATCCGAAAAAATCCGACGAGTCATGACTCGTTTAGCCTCTCAAGTGATCGAAAAATCAGGAAATTTATCTGATATTGTCTTACTAGGAATTCATACCAGAGGGGTTCCGTTGGCTGATATGTTAGCCCAACAAATTGAACTATTAGAAGACATAAAAGTGCCAGTAGGAGCAATTGATGTTACCTTTTATCGAGATGATTTAGATCGTATCAAAACCCGAACGCCGGCTAAAACTAAAGTTCCCATTGATCTCACAGGAAAAACCGTTATTTTAGTGGATGATGTTATCTATAAAGGCCGTACCATTCGTGCTGCGTTAAATGCCGTTACTGAATATGGAAGACCAAAAATGATCCGCTTATTAGTATTAGTTGATCGAGGCCATCGAGAATTACCCATTCATCCTGATTTTATCGGGAAAAAATTGCCCACCTCTTCCGATGAACAAGTTAAAGTTTATTTACAAGAAATCGATGGCCGTGATGCCGTAGAATTATTAAAGAACCCGACAGATTAA
- the rsmD gene encoding 16S rRNA (guanine(966)-N(2))-methyltransferase RsmD — translation MRIYGNRLLKTLPGDLTRPTSAKVREALFNIWQGKVAGCHWLDLCAGNGSMGAEALCREAAFIVGIEKYGKACQIIKENWQKIAHGEQDFQVIKGDSLKVLKTLDRKKFDLIYFDPPYQSRLYQPVLELIVNHELLHELGEIAVEHNPKFWQATEIKGLTRVQQKTYGNTSLTFYRLFERKR, via the coding sequence ATGAGAATTTATGGAAATCGATTATTGAAAACATTACCAGGAGACTTAACCCGTCCCACTTCAGCCAAGGTTAGAGAAGCATTATTTAATATTTGGCAAGGGAAAGTGGCCGGGTGTCACTGGTTAGATTTATGTGCCGGCAATGGATCAATGGGTGCAGAAGCTTTATGTCGTGAGGCAGCTTTTATCGTGGGAATTGAAAAGTATGGAAAAGCGTGTCAAATTATTAAGGAAAATTGGCAAAAAATAGCTCATGGCGAGCAAGACTTTCAGGTTATTAAAGGAGATAGTTTAAAAGTTTTAAAGACTTTAGACAGGAAAAAATTTGATCTGATTTATTTCGATCCTCCCTATCAAAGCAGACTTTATCAACCTGTTTTAGAATTAATTGTTAATCACGAACTATTACACGAATTAGGGGAAATCGCCGTAGAACATAATCCTAAATTTTGGCAAGCAACCGAGATCAAGGGATTGACAAGAGTACAACAGAAAACCTACGGTAACACCAGCTTAACGTTTTATCGTCTTTTTGAGAGAAAGCGTTAG
- a CDS encoding IS982 family transposase has translation MIEIETLFYQIDDFCQAFSPIFESHLLPHKVVKRKRKYKLSLSEVATIVVYFHCSGYRNFKDYYVKYVLKHFQLEFPKLVSYNRFVELIPSVLMPLILYLNTRKGEVTGISFIDSTRLPICSNNRATRNKVFEGLANWGKSSTGWFFGFKLHLIINDKADATQPPLYGDWNAHQEGELLSFQVTPGNVDDRVPVKDLVEELFGKLYGDKGYISSPLFQKLFEKGIKFITPFRKKMKNRLLPMIDKIMLRKRSLIETVNDQLKNISQISHSRHRSVLNFMVNIIAGLIAYTHQEKKPSLNLDHEEYTYLPSMLTPSESLLF, from the coding sequence ATGATAGAAATAGAAACCTTATTTTATCAAATTGATGATTTTTGTCAAGCCTTTTCTCCAATTTTTGAGTCTCATCTTCTTCCCCATAAAGTTGTAAAAAGAAAAAGAAAATATAAATTATCTTTAAGTGAAGTAGCTACAATAGTCGTTTATTTCCATTGTTCAGGCTATCGAAATTTTAAAGATTACTACGTTAAGTATGTCTTAAAACATTTTCAATTAGAATTTCCAAAATTAGTTAGTTATAATAGATTTGTTGAATTAATTCCATCAGTTTTAATGCCTCTTATACTGTATCTTAACACAAGAAAAGGAGAAGTAACAGGAATTAGTTTTATTGATTCTACAAGATTACCTATTTGTTCCAATAACCGAGCCACTCGGAACAAAGTTTTTGAAGGGTTAGCTAACTGGGGAAAAAGCTCAACTGGTTGGTTTTTCGGCTTTAAGTTGCATTTAATTATTAATGATAAAGCGGATGCGACCCAACCGCCGTTGTACGGCGATTGGAACGCGCACCAAGAAGGCGAACTTTTATCTTTCCAAGTAACTCCAGGTAATGTGGATGATAGAGTTCCAGTTAAAGATTTAGTTGAGGAACTTTTTGGAAAACTATATGGTGATAAAGGTTACATTTCTTCTCCTTTATTTCAGAAGCTTTTTGAGAAAGGAATCAAATTTATTACTCCTTTTAGGAAGAAAATGAAAAACCGTTTATTACCCATGATTGATAAAATCATGTTGAGGAAACGTTCTTTAATTGAAACCGTTAATGACCAACTTAAAAATATTTCCCAAATTTCTCATTCAAGACATAGAAGTGTTTTGAACTTTATGGTTAATATCATCGCTGGTTTAATTGCTTATACACATCAAGAGAAAAAGCCATCTCTTAATCTTGATCATGAGGAATATACTTACCTTCCCAGCATGTTAACTCCTTCTGAAAGTCTCTTATTTTGA
- a CDS encoding DUF29 family protein, whose translation MINITNLKNYLSEELESIYQDAVFIVTEKTGLNQSISPEKCCYLLEKLLAKNWLPN comes from the coding sequence ATGATCAATATAACGAATCTAAAAAACTATCTTTCTGAAGAATTAGAAAGTATTTATCAAGATGCTGTTTTTATTGTTACTGAGAAAACAGGATTAAATCAATCTATCTCGCCTGAAAAATGTTGTTATTTATTAGAAAAACTTCTAGCTAAAAATTGGCTTCCCAATTAA
- a CDS encoding HhoA/HhoB/HtrA family serine endopeptidase, with amino-acid sequence MKNHSLNQSYPSTKMKNSHRSILQKPLTYVSMILLGMGVGIGGTIAYSYPNLFSEKTETIAPSAKTEIPEEWASLPPITSENFVTDVVQKVGPAVVRIDASRTVKTEVPPMFNDPFFRRFFGSQIPNMPEEEIQRGTGSGFILSNDGKILTNAHVVAGSQDVTVTLKDGRTFTGRVLGTDPVTDIAVIDIEADNLPTVKAGNSDTLNVGEWAIAIGNPLGLDNTVTTGIISATGRRSSQVGVGDKRVDFIQTDAAINPGNSGGPLLNARGEVIGVNTAIFRNAQGIGFSIPINRAQEIADQLIAKGTVEHPYMGIQMVEITPEIKEKLQQTAGLTVNADSGILIVNVVPNSPAAAAGLKAGDVIQSINQQPLATPSEVQKAVEQIQVGSTIPVEVERNGKPLSLNVKVGLLPNG; translated from the coding sequence ATGAAAAATCATAGTTTAAATCAGTCTTATCCATCAACTAAAATGAAAAATTCTCACCGTTCTATTTTGCAAAAACCCCTAACTTATGTTTCCATGATCCTCTTAGGAATGGGAGTGGGCATTGGCGGAACCATCGCCTACAGTTATCCTAATCTGTTTAGCGAAAAAACAGAAACTATCGCTCCTTCAGCCAAAACTGAAATTCCTGAAGAATGGGCTTCTCTGCCTCCTATCACCTCAGAAAACTTTGTCACCGATGTGGTTCAAAAAGTCGGCCCGGCGGTGGTGAGAATTGATGCCTCTCGTACCGTTAAAACAGAGGTTCCCCCCATGTTTAACGATCCCTTTTTCCGTCGCTTTTTCGGGTCACAAATCCCTAATATGCCCGAAGAAGAAATTCAACGGGGAACCGGTTCGGGATTTATTCTCAGTAATGATGGAAAAATCCTTACCAACGCCCATGTGGTGGCAGGAAGCCAAGACGTGACCGTTACCTTAAAAGATGGTCGAACTTTTACAGGGAGAGTGTTGGGAACTGACCCAGTGACGGATATTGCCGTTATTGATATCGAAGCGGATAATTTACCCACCGTTAAAGCGGGAAACTCTGATACCCTTAACGTCGGAGAATGGGCGATCGCCATTGGTAATCCTTTGGGATTAGATAATACTGTCACCACAGGCATTATTAGTGCCACGGGACGACGCAGTTCTCAAGTGGGAGTCGGAGATAAACGGGTTGACTTTATCCAAACCGATGCAGCTATTAACCCTGGTAATTCTGGTGGGCCTCTTCTCAATGCGAGAGGGGAAGTCATCGGCGTGAATACCGCTATCTTCCGAAACGCCCAAGGGATTGGCTTTTCGATTCCCATTAATCGGGCCCAAGAAATTGCGGATCAATTAATTGCCAAAGGAACTGTCGAACACCCCTACATGGGTATTCAGATGGTAGAAATTACCCCAGAAATCAAAGAAAAATTACAACAAACTGCAGGGTTAACCGTTAATGCAGACTCAGGCATTTTGATCGTCAACGTTGTTCCTAATTCTCCAGCAGCAGCAGCCGGGTTAAAAGCAGGGGACGTGATTCAATCGATTAATCAACAACCCCTAGCAACCCCCTCGGAAGTTCAAAAAGCTGTCGAACAGATTCAGGTAGGGAGTACCATTCCGGTTGAAGTTGAACGCAATGGCAAACCCTTAAGCTTAAATGTCAAAGTTGGGCTTTTACCCAATGGTTAA
- a CDS encoding class I fructose-bisphosphate aldolase, with protein MTATLFKPETIESYLGEEADSLLNHQAKIPQSLLHLPGEDFVDRIFSQSDRNPQVLRSLQQLYSTGRLANTGYLSILPVDQGIEHSGAASFAPNPAYFDPENIIKLALEGGCNAVATTLGVLGMMSRKYAHRIPFLVKLNHSELLTYPNSADQIMFGQVEQAWNLGAVAVGATIYFGSPESNRQIQEVSKAFAKAHELGMATVLWCYLRNSIFKQDQDYHLAADLTGQANHIGVTIEADIIKQKLPQCNRGYEAVDKASNGKYGRTDEKVYTELTSDHPIDLTRYQVLNCYAGRSGLINSGGASGKNDFAEAIRTAVINKRAGGCGLISGRKTFQRPLEEGVKLFHLIQDVYLSSEITIA; from the coding sequence ATGACAGCTACACTCTTCAAACCCGAAACCATAGAATCTTATTTAGGGGAAGAAGCAGACAGTCTTCTTAATCATCAAGCTAAGATTCCTCAATCTTTATTGCATTTACCTGGAGAGGATTTTGTAGATCGCATTTTTTCTCAAAGCGATCGCAACCCTCAAGTGTTACGCAGTCTCCAACAACTTTATTCTACAGGAAGATTAGCGAACACCGGTTATCTGTCTATTCTACCGGTAGACCAAGGCATCGAACATTCTGGGGCTGCTTCTTTTGCTCCCAACCCGGCTTATTTTGACCCTGAAAATATTATCAAATTAGCCCTAGAAGGGGGTTGTAACGCCGTGGCCACTACCCTAGGGGTATTAGGGATGATGTCTCGCAAATATGCTCATCGTATCCCCTTTTTAGTCAAGTTAAACCATAGTGAACTGTTAACCTATCCCAACAGTGCCGACCAAATTATGTTTGGTCAAGTTGAGCAAGCTTGGAACTTGGGCGCGGTAGCAGTGGGGGCCACCATTTATTTTGGTTCTCCTGAATCCAACCGTCAAATTCAAGAAGTGAGTAAAGCCTTTGCCAAAGCCCACGAATTAGGCATGGCTACAGTGTTATGGTGTTATTTGAGAAATAGTATTTTTAAACAAGATCAAGATTATCATTTAGCGGCCGATTTAACGGGGCAAGCGAACCATATCGGGGTAACTATCGAGGCTGATATTATTAAACAGAAACTCCCTCAATGTAACCGAGGTTATGAAGCGGTAGACAAAGCCAGTAATGGGAAATATGGCCGAACCGATGAAAAGGTTTACACTGAATTAACCAGTGACCATCCCATCGATTTAACCCGTTATCAAGTCTTAAATTGTTATGCCGGAAGAAGCGGTTTAATTAATTCTGGTGGTGCATCGGGAAAGAATGATTTTGCTGAAGCGATTCGTACCGCAGTCATTAATAAACGGGCTGGTGGTTGTGGTTTAATTTCTGGACGGAAAACCTTTCAACGGCCTCTAGAAGAAGGGGTTAAGCTCTTTCATCTCATTCAAGATGTTTATTTATCGTCTGAGATTACCATTGCTTAA
- a CDS encoding competence/damage-inducible protein A, translating into MSAEIICVGTELLLGDIVNTNVQFLAKELANLGIPHYYQTVVGDNPTRLREVITIASKRASILLFTGGLGPTPDDLTTETIAQCFHSPLVEKAEIIEDIQDKFKARGRQMNENNRKQALIPKGATILPNPTGTAPGIIWEPIPNVTIMTFPGVPSEMKRMWSETAVPHLKSQGWGKEVIFSRMLRFRGIGESSLATKVNRFFNLTNPTVAPYASLGEVRLRISAKTASETEANAIIEPVAQEIIKIAGEDYFGQDDDTLGKVVGELLRQKQQTVSVAESCTGGGLGAMFTEIAGSSDYFWGGVIAYDNCVKMSLLEVSAEALDHHGAVSDIVAQQMALGIKKRLETDWGMSITGIAGPGGGTDIKPVGLVYIGIADPDGNVESVECTFGDRSRDIIRYLSSCTALDQLRRKLI; encoded by the coding sequence ATGAGTGCAGAAATTATTTGCGTTGGTACCGAACTTTTATTAGGGGACATTGTTAATACTAATGTTCAATTTTTGGCCAAAGAATTAGCTAATTTAGGGATTCCCCATTACTATCAAACCGTGGTGGGAGATAACCCTACTCGTCTCAGAGAAGTGATTACCATTGCGAGTAAACGGGCTTCTATTCTACTGTTTACTGGGGGTTTGGGACCGACTCCCGATGATTTGACCACGGAAACCATTGCCCAATGTTTCCATAGTCCCCTCGTAGAAAAAGCAGAAATTATTGAGGATATTCAAGATAAGTTTAAGGCTAGAGGGCGGCAAATGAACGAAAATAACCGTAAACAAGCCTTAATTCCTAAAGGTGCCACCATTTTACCCAACCCCACCGGAACTGCCCCCGGCATCATCTGGGAACCAATTCCCAATGTTACGATTATGACCTTTCCTGGAGTTCCTTCTGAAATGAAGCGGATGTGGTCAGAAACAGCCGTTCCTCACCTGAAAAGCCAGGGTTGGGGCAAAGAAGTCATTTTCAGCAGAATGCTGCGTTTTAGGGGCATTGGTGAGTCTTCTTTGGCCACTAAAGTTAATCGATTTTTTAACTTGACAAATCCCACCGTTGCCCCTTATGCTTCCTTGGGGGAAGTTCGTCTACGCATTTCGGCAAAAACTGCCTCTGAAACGGAAGCAAACGCTATTATTGAACCGGTTGCCCAAGAAATTATTAAAATTGCTGGAGAGGACTATTTTGGGCAAGATGACGACACTTTAGGGAAGGTAGTCGGGGAGTTATTACGGCAAAAACAACAAACCGTATCTGTTGCTGAGTCTTGCACCGGTGGCGGTTTGGGGGCAATGTTCACTGAAATAGCCGGCAGTTCGGACTATTTTTGGGGTGGGGTTATCGCTTATGATAATTGTGTCAAAATGTCTTTGTTAGAAGTCAGTGCAGAGGCGTTAGACCATCACGGGGCAGTCAGTGATATTGTAGCGCAACAGATGGCGTTAGGGATTAAAAAGCGGTTAGAAACTGACTGGGGGATGAGTATTACCGGTATTGCAGGACCGGGTGGGGGAACGGACATTAAACCGGTGGGGTTGGTTTATATTGGTATTGCAGATCCTGACGGTAACGTTGAGAGTGTCGAATGTACCTTTGGCGATCGCAGTCGGGACATTATTCGTTATTTAAGCAGTTGTACGGCTTTGGATCAATTGAGACGAAAATTGATCTAA
- a CDS encoding ATP-dependent Clp protease ATP-binding subunit, protein MFERFTEKAIKVIMLAQEEARRLGHNFVGTEQILLGLIGEGTGVAAKVLKSMGVNLKDARIEVEKIIGRGSGFVAVEIPFTPRAKRVLELSLEEARQLGHNYIGTEHLLLGLIREGEGVAARVLENLGVDLSKVRTQVIRQLGETAEVAAGGGTPGRTKTPTLDEFGSNLTQLAADGQLDPVVGRQKEIERVIQILGRRTKNNPVLIGEPGVGKTAIAEGLAQRIANKDIPDILEEKRVVTLDIGLLVAGTKYRGEFEERLKKIMDEIRQAGNVILVIDEVHTLIGAGAAEGAIDAANILKPALARGELQCIGATTLDEYRKHIERDAALERRFQPVMVGEPSVEETIEILYGLRERYEQHHKLKILDEALEAAAKLSDRYISDRYLPDKAIDLIDEAGSRVRLINSQLPPAAKELDKELRTILKQKDDAVRSQDFDRAGELRDQEMDIKEQIRSISSAKKGEGENDEPFVDSEEIAHIVASWTGVPVNKLTETESEKLLHMEDTLHQRLIGQEDAVKAVSRAIRRARVGLKNPNRPIASFVFSGPTGVGKTELTKALATYFFGSEEAMIRLDMSEYMERHTVSKLIGSPPGYVGYNEGGQLTEAVRRRPYTVVLFDEIEKAHPDVFNMLLQILEDGRLTDAKGRTVDFKNTLLIMTSNIGSKVIEKGGGGLGFEFEDDQNEAQYNRIRNLVNEELKQYFRPEFLNRLDEIIVFRQLNKEEVKQISEILLKEVFARLTEKEITLQVTDKFKERLVEEGYNPAYGARPLRRAIMRLLEDVLAEEILSGRVGEGDVAVVDIGEDGKVKVVSGDTQPVLAKATDS, encoded by the coding sequence ATGTTTGAACGCTTTACAGAAAAAGCTATCAAGGTAATAATGCTGGCGCAAGAAGAAGCTCGTCGGCTCGGCCACAACTTCGTTGGGACCGAACAAATTCTTCTTGGCCTCATCGGTGAAGGAACTGGAGTTGCAGCCAAAGTTCTCAAATCAATGGGTGTTAACCTTAAAGATGCTCGGATTGAAGTTGAGAAAATTATTGGCCGCGGTTCAGGGTTTGTCGCCGTTGAAATTCCTTTTACCCCAAGAGCAAAACGAGTTCTAGAACTCTCCTTAGAGGAAGCTAGACAATTAGGACACAACTATATCGGTACTGAACACCTTCTCTTAGGTTTAATTAGAGAAGGGGAGGGCGTAGCGGCCAGAGTTCTCGAAAATCTCGGTGTCGACCTCTCCAAAGTCAGAACCCAGGTCATTCGCCAATTAGGGGAAACCGCAGAGGTGGCCGCCGGCGGTGGTACACCGGGCAGAACCAAAACCCCTACCTTAGACGAATTCGGTTCCAATTTAACCCAGTTGGCCGCAGATGGACAACTTGATCCCGTTGTGGGACGACAAAAAGAAATTGAACGGGTGATCCAAATTCTCGGTCGTCGTACCAAAAACAACCCCGTTCTCATCGGAGAACCCGGTGTTGGTAAAACAGCGATCGCAGAAGGGTTAGCCCAACGCATCGCTAACAAGGATATTCCTGATATCCTCGAAGAAAAACGAGTCGTTACCCTCGATATCGGTCTATTGGTGGCAGGAACCAAGTACCGTGGAGAATTTGAAGAACGACTCAAGAAGATTATGGACGAAATTCGTCAAGCAGGAAACGTCATCCTGGTTATTGACGAAGTTCATACCCTCATCGGTGCCGGTGCAGCCGAAGGAGCGATCGACGCTGCCAATATTCTCAAACCAGCCTTAGCACGGGGCGAATTACAATGTATTGGGGCGACAACCCTAGATGAATACCGTAAACACATCGAACGGGATGCAGCCTTAGAACGTCGTTTCCAACCCGTGATGGTGGGTGAACCTTCTGTAGAAGAAACCATCGAAATTCTCTACGGACTCAGAGAACGCTACGAGCAGCATCATAAGCTGAAAATCTTAGATGAGGCTCTAGAAGCAGCGGCCAAACTGTCAGATCGTTACATTTCTGACCGTTATCTCCCTGATAAGGCGATCGATCTTATTGACGAAGCAGGATCACGGGTACGCTTAATCAATTCTCAACTGCCTCCTGCCGCCAAGGAATTAGACAAAGAACTACGCACCATCTTGAAGCAAAAAGATGACGCAGTTCGCTCCCAAGACTTTGATCGCGCTGGAGAATTGCGAGATCAAGAAATGGATATTAAGGAGCAAATTCGTTCTATTTCCTCTGCTAAAAAAGGAGAAGGAGAAAATGACGAGCCTTTTGTAGATTCCGAAGAAATCGCCCACATTGTGGCTTCTTGGACTGGGGTTCCTGTGAACAAGTTGACGGAAACAGAATCCGAGAAACTTCTACACATGGAAGACACCCTACATCAACGTTTAATCGGTCAAGAAGATGCGGTTAAAGCGGTTTCGAGAGCGATTCGTCGGGCAAGGGTTGGCTTAAAGAACCCCAACCGTCCTATTGCTAGTTTCGTCTTCTCTGGACCGACTGGTGTTGGTAAAACTGAGTTAACCAAAGCATTGGCGACCTATTTCTTTGGGTCAGAAGAAGCCATGATTCGTCTGGATATGTCCGAATACATGGAACGCCATACGGTGTCTAAGTTAATTGGTTCTCCTCCAGGATATGTGGGCTATAACGAAGGAGGACAACTGACCGAGGCGGTTCGCCGTCGTCCCTATACTGTTGTGCTATTCGATGAAATTGAAAAAGCACACCCTGATGTCTTCAATATGCTTCTGCAAATCTTAGAAGACGGTCGTTTAACGGACGCTAAAGGGCGTACTGTGGACTTTAAGAATACCTTATTGATTATGACCTCTAACATTGGTTCTAAGGTCATTGAGAAAGGTGGCGGTGGTCTTGGATTTGAGTTTGAAGATGACCAAAATGAGGCACAGTACAACCGTATTCGTAACCTGGTTAATGAAGAATTGAAGCAATACTTCCGACCTGAGTTCCTCAACCGACTCGATGAAATTATCGTCTTCCGTCAGTTGAATAAGGAAGAGGTCAAGCAAATTTCCGAGATTCTCCTCAAAGAAGTATTTGCACGGTTAACTGAGAAAGAGATTACCTTGCAAGTTACTGATAAATTCAAGGAACGCTTGGTAGAAGAAGGGTATAACCCTGCTTATGGTGCAAGACCCTTACGTCGTGCTATTATGCGTCTTCTAGAGGATGTTCTTGCAGAGGAAATTCTCTCCGGACGAGTTGGCGAAGGCGATGTCGCTGTCGTTGATATCGGCGAAGACGGCAAAGTTAAAGTGGTTTCTGGTGATACCCAACCCGTTTTAGCGAAAGCGACTGACTCGTAA